In the genome of Pedosphaera parvula Ellin514, one region contains:
- a CDS encoding CmpA/NrtA family ABC transporter substrate-binding protein, translating into MKTNPKQKTTPSPRLSRRNFVGQTIRGLGAVALLGGLPRGWVGSVYADDAPELKSMKFGIIALTDCSPIVIAHEKGLFKKYGIDSVVSKGANWAAIRDSLSTGDIQATHMLTGMPIASSMGLLGSPKKPMIIPWIMNRNGQAITLKQEWKGKVSDDPKALLPFVEKAKKLGEPLSFAMTFPPGTHAMWMRYYLAAGGINPDKDVALITVPPPQMVANMKIGKMDGFCVGEPWNARAVADKIGFTSILTQDIWKDHPEKVCAFAAEFADKNPRAVKAVLKALHEASVWLDKLENRPEQCEIVSKPTYINCNKEIILGRLVGDVDYGDGRKKKDANYMIYSSRNCNYPQPKYAVWWLTQFRRWGMVSGAPDYEGVAKQVMRHDIYEEAMKEIGYAHGGLNTDKETLFDGVTFDPAKPEEYAKGFSVCNLKG; encoded by the coding sequence ATGAAGACAAATCCAAAGCAGAAAACCACACCATCGCCTAGACTCAGTCGCCGTAATTTCGTCGGCCAGACCATTCGCGGACTTGGTGCTGTTGCATTGTTGGGTGGTTTGCCTCGTGGTTGGGTGGGGAGCGTCTATGCAGATGATGCACCCGAATTGAAGTCAATGAAGTTCGGCATCATAGCACTGACTGATTGCTCGCCAATTGTCATCGCCCATGAAAAAGGCCTTTTTAAAAAATACGGAATCGACTCGGTTGTTTCCAAGGGAGCGAATTGGGCCGCCATTCGAGATTCCCTTTCCACCGGCGATATTCAAGCCACCCACATGCTGACGGGAATGCCCATCGCCTCCTCGATGGGTCTCCTGGGTTCGCCGAAAAAGCCAATGATCATTCCGTGGATTATGAATCGGAACGGCCAGGCCATCACCCTGAAACAGGAATGGAAAGGAAAGGTTTCCGATGATCCGAAGGCTCTTTTGCCATTCGTGGAAAAAGCCAAAAAACTGGGCGAACCCCTTTCGTTTGCCATGACCTTTCCCCCCGGAACTCACGCGATGTGGATGCGTTATTATCTGGCTGCTGGCGGAATTAATCCAGACAAGGATGTCGCCCTCATCACCGTGCCACCCCCTCAAATGGTGGCAAACATGAAAATCGGCAAGATGGATGGTTTCTGCGTAGGCGAACCGTGGAATGCACGCGCAGTGGCAGATAAGATAGGGTTCACTTCCATTCTCACACAAGACATCTGGAAGGATCATCCGGAAAAGGTCTGCGCCTTTGCCGCAGAATTCGCTGATAAAAACCCGCGCGCTGTCAAAGCGGTGCTTAAGGCTCTTCACGAGGCCAGTGTATGGTTGGACAAGCTTGAAAACCGCCCGGAACAATGTGAAATCGTCAGCAAGCCCACCTATATCAACTGCAACAAGGAAATCATTCTGGGCAGATTGGTTGGAGATGTAGACTACGGCGATGGTCGTAAAAAGAAGGACGCTAATTACATGATCTACAGCAGCCGCAACTGCAATTACCCGCAACCAAAATACGCAGTCTGGTGGCTCACTCAGTTCCGTCGCTGGGGAATGGTCAGCGGCGCGCCGGATTATGAGGGCGTCGCGAAACAGGTAATGCGCCATGACATCTACGAGGAAGCCATGAAGGAAATCGGCTATGCCCATGGTGGACTGAACACTGACAAGGAAACTCTTTTCGATGGCGTAACTTTCGACCCGGCCAAACCCGAGGAATACGCCAAAGGCTTTTCGGTTTGCAATCTCAAGGGATGA